The following coding sequences are from one Anguilla anguilla isolate fAngAng1 chromosome 12, fAngAng1.pri, whole genome shotgun sequence window:
- the LOC118209936 gene encoding uncharacterized protein LOC118209936, whose translation MQGKAGCSRATLLLWLYPGVLYLTNAESSTSRAPGSVDPPLCKPGHYCPGGGRGPVPCPRGTFGAGATSTSAESCTRCPPHHFGPRPGLAACLPCGPWAQQPLPGQDRCVCLGEGQSFQVSDGQCPCMLGYRAAGEEGVCMRRVYEICRDGQARTQHGACLSPEQWSQHCSTQVCSPPGDHAGYDGALGLCLCGAPGGGGECAGWCRSSSTQPLQLVCDRQLRLVHRDSGSQVSVSGAALGTALNRWDPQGVLQCHGHLNFSRSVYVVHTDERGFFGMLSLVSADVQKLLLEDSQATHTPERLSGAHGNSTELGDEVTEEDEPHWSRRRGSEDRTSTPAGILNPTTCVQNGDIVLFRVSREHYPQYDIENLYNTNAGYDWGSFRHLAEEMTQARTPPALFPVIFTEPGVYTLRLSSNQYKHMYVKVMPTGGQCYEAGPFFPTDPHHLTRLGVVKRRHLLLQPDWLVIGGLLVGAVVILSMCIAFLILFREYGWPEKVPVRPRYRALQLTYSLDDYSSKGSQVMAVKKHHRSLQAGGTEGITQPAVTPDEFWDYEQQVDLEAFGTNTFYDILLKHSVSVTSQLSQLRGEVKELYQRVLGKVGGLRLGQWAAGGVKREGYEELHREVEKEQARRRGLAAQLGQLLDSQLQMLRAELRSQKEVHRGYGARLREALRLLEQISGGASSLQGQLWDGHHRHVLQRVSVLADEMTDLVSRECQRQGAWAVLGEGTGAKLLCPKRGVVLSRTEIFAAPDRTVRAGDAVRVDPCTGLLLPSPGARMRLASGHSMPVPPDFFLHPQTGRLLPVAGNVGYDPASSTLVLTADCGGGEAGKWDSPLLPFVPYPSPHRTGPPATPRLRGLRQGQRMALGGPMCDPDTGVAVPILAVTIQPQTGLVYPLGGLYQCPFTRLPQPIQIGSPFLDPHTGNLVLTTGVGLDPSTGKVVPVGGLLLAESFLEPLSGRLARVGGATLRGGKLVPHAGGFQALLDAQTLGTRVRTAQLLRGCGEGVAAEPDAVRAAAAEVEHAWRSSQHCLLQLIGRLETLLEWVWGIGEDGGAQGQIQFPGSELSLPALPGLEYPDPGGSGLKVPVLGAEQDLATGRPIPLAGTMEDADGKGLVPIRIGARTVDPITGSVGAVVGARLDVFRQTVVPVTVSYSLTARENVDRAQAEALQKEWCARRAYWGQQRQKEEDLLTDVDGSAQRCLRAAARSGAKLVSVRT comes from the exons ATGCAGGGGAAAGCAGGCTGCAGTCGGGCGACTCTTCTCCTCTGGCTGTATCCAGGGGTCCTGTACCTGACCAACGCAGAGTCCAGCACATCCAGAGCGCCTGGCAGTGTGGACCCACCCCTCTGCAAGCCAG GACATTACTGTccgggagggggcaggggtccAGTGCCCTGTCCCAGGGGAACCTTTGGAGCTGGCGCCACGTCCACATCGGCGGAGAGCTGCACCAGATGCCCGCCTCACCATTTCGGGCCACGGCCTGGCCTGGCTGCTTGCCTGCCGTGCGGACCCTGGGCGCAGCAACCTCTACCTGGgcaggacaggtgtgtgtgcctgggggaGGGCCAGAGCTTCCAG GTGAGCGACGGGCAGTGCCCCTGCATGCTGGGGTACCGGGCCGCGGGCGAGGAGGGCGTGTGTATGCGCAGGGTGTACGAGATCTGCAGGGACGGCCAAGCGCGCACACAGCACGGAGCCTGTCTGTCACCAGAGCAGTGGAGCCAGCACTGCAGCACGCAG GTGTGCTCGCCCCCCGGGGACCACGCGGGCTACGACGGGGCCCTGGGGCTGTGCCTGTGCGGCGCTCCGGGGGGCGGCGGCGAGTGCGCGGGCTGGTGCAGGAGCAGCTCCACGCAGCCGCTGCAGCTGGTGTGCGACCGCCAACTCAGGCTCGTCCACCGCGACTCGGGCAGTCAG GTAAGCGTGTCGGGGGCCGCTCTGGGGACCGCCCTCAATCGCTGGGACCCCCAGGGAGTTCTGCAGTGCCACGGTCACCTCAACTTCTCCCGCTCGGTGTACGTGGTCCACACCGATG AACGTGGCTTCTTTGGGATGTTGAGTCTGGTTTCTGCCGATGTACAGAAGCTTTTACTGGAGGACAGCCaagccacacacacccctgaaAGACTGTCAGGGGCACATG GAAACTCCACTGAACTTGGTGATGAGGTCACAGAAGAGGACGAACCCCATTGGTCCAGGAGACGGGGAAGTGAGGACAGGACCTCCACCCCGGCTGGCATCCTGAACCCTACCACCTGTGTACAGAATGGGGACATAGTGTTGTTCAGAGTGTCCCGGGAGCATTATCCTCAGTATGACAT agaGAACCTATACAACACCAACGCCGGCTACGACTGGGGGTCGTTCCGTCACCTGGCAGAGGAGATGACCCAGGCCAGGACGCCCCCCGCCCTCTTCCCAGTCATCTTCACTGAACCTGGAGTCTACACCCTCAGACTGAGCAGCAACCAGTACAAGCACATG TATGTGAAGGTGATGCCGACGGGGGGGCAGTGTTATGAAGCTGGGCCGTTCTTCCCCACTGACCCTCATCACCTGACCAGACTCGGTGTCGTCAAGAGACGGCACCTCCTGCTGCagcctgattggctggtgaTCGGGGGGCTGCTGGTGGGGGCAGTGGTCATCCTCAGTATGTGTATCGCCTTTCTG ATCCTGTTTCGGGAGTACGGCTGGCCAGAGAAGGTGCCGGTCAGGCCCAGGTATCGCGCGCTGCAGCTCACATACAGCCTGGATGACTACTCCTCCAAGGGCTCCCAGGTCATGGCCGTCAAGAAGCACCATAGAAGCCTGCAGGCTGGGGGAACAGAGGGAATAACCCAGCCAG CTGTAACACCAGATGAGTTCTGGGACTACGAGCAGCAGGTGGACCTGGAGGCCTTCGGCACCAACACCTTCTACGACATCCTGCTGAAACACAGCGTGTCTGTCACCAGCCAGCTGAGCCAGCTCAGAGGAGAG GTGAAGGAGCTGTACCAGCGGGTGCTGGGGAAGGTCGGAGGACTGCGCCTCGGCCAGTGGGCCGCGGGCGGGGTCAAGAGGGAGGGGTACGAGGAGCTGCACagggaggtggagaaggagcAGGCTCggcggaggggtctggctgcgCAGCTGGGGCAGCTGCTGGACAGCCAGCTGCAGATGCTGCGGGCGGAGCTCCGGTCTCAGAAGGAGGTGCACAGGGGCTACGGAGCGCGCCTGAGGGAGGCCCTGCGCCTCCTGGAGCAGATCTCGGGAGGAGCCTCGTCTCTACAAGGCCAGCTCTGGGACGGGCACCACCGGCA cGTGCTTCAGAGGGTGTCCGTCTTGGCAGACGAGATGACGGACCTCGTGTCCAGGGAGTGCCAGAGGCAGGGGGCATGGGCCGTGCTCGGAGAGGGCACGGGTGCCAAGCTGCTGTGCCCGAAAAGAGGGGTGGTTCTGAGCAGGACAGAGATCTTTG CAGCCCCGGACAGGACGGTCCGTGCTGGCGACGCCGTCCGTGTGGACCCCTGCACCGGCCTGCTCCTGCCCAGTCCGGGCGCCCGCATGCGCCTGGCGAGCGGGCACAGCATGCCCGTGCCGCCGGACTTCTTCCTCCACCCCCAGACGGGCAGGCTGCTGCCGGTGGCGGGGAACGTGGGCTACGACCCCGCCAGCTCCACCCTGGTCCTCACGGCGGATTGTGGCGGAG GGGAGGCGGGTAAATGGGActcccccctcctgcccttCGTCCCGTACCCATCGCCCCACCGCACGGGCCCTCCCGCGACCCCGCGGCTCCGGGGCCTACGGCAGGGCCAGAGGATGGCGCTGGGGGGGCCCATGTGCGACCCCGACACGGGCGTGGCGGTGCCCATCCTGGCCGTGACGATCCAGCCGCAGACCGGGCTGGTTTACCCGCTGGGGGGCTTGTACCAGTGCCCCTTCACCCGCCTGCCCCAGCCCATCCAGATCGGCTCGCCTTTCCTGGACCCCCACACCGGCAACCTGGTGCTCACCACGGGGGTCGGCCTCGACCCCAGCACAG GGAAGGTTGTCCCTGTGGGGGGGCTCCTGCTGGCTGAGTCCTTCCTGGAGCCCCTGAGCGGGCGGCTGGCTCGTGTCGGGGGGGCCACCCTGAGGGGGGGGAAGCTGGTGCCTCATGCCGGGGGGTTCCAGGCCCTGCTGGACGCCCAGACCCTGGGGACGCGCGTGAGGACAGCCCAGCTGCTGCGAGGGTGTGGGGAGGGCGTGGCAGCGGAGCCAGACGCGGTCCGGGCAGCGGCCGCGGAGGTGGAGCACGCCTGGAGGAGCAGCCAGCACTGCCTCCTGCAGCTGATTGGCCGACTGGAGACCCTGCTGGAGTGGGTTTGGGGCATCGGCGAGGATGGAGGAGCCCAAG GACAAATCCAGTTCCCTGGTTCCGAGCTCTCCCTGCCCGCCCTGCCAGGGCTGGAGTACCCGGACCCGGGCGGGTCGGGCCTGAAGGTACCCGTGCTGGGGGCAGAGCAGGATTTGGCGACAGGACGTCCCATACCGCTTGCTGGGACCATGGAGGATGCAGACGGCAAGG GGCTGGTTCCAATCCGCATCGGGGCACGCACAGTAGACCCAATCACAGGCTCCGTGGGAGCAGTGGTGGGGGCCCGCCTGGACGTCTTCAGGCAGACCGTGGTCCCAGTTACCGTGTCCTACAGTCTGACTGCCCGAGAGAACGTGGACAGGGCACAG GCGGAGGCGCTTCAGAAGGAGTGGTGTGCGAGGAGGGCGTACTGGGGCCAGCAGAGGCAGAAGGAGGAGGACCTGCTGACGGACGTGGACGGATCGGCGCAGCGCTGCCTCCGCGCGGCCGCCCGGAGCGGCGCCAAGCTGGTGAGCGTGCGGACGTAG